TTAGAATCTATTAATAGGCTGTTGTAGAATAATATATCAATATCAATTAATCGGTCAACGTAACGTTCATTTTCTTTTGGTTGGACATATACTCTTCCCATTTTTTGTTCAATTTTTTTTACTATTTGTAACAATTCAAAAGGAGAATAATTAGTCAATAGTTCAATTTTTTGATTGAGAAATAGATTTTCAGTTGTAAAACCTTCAGCGCTATTTTCTAAAAGATTTGATTCTTTTTTTATTACCCCAACCTCTTTGTTTATAAGAGATTTAGCTGTTTCTATGTTATTTTTTTTGTCACCTAAGTTTGTTCCTAGTAACAAAATGGCTTTATTTTGCGACATATATGCAAAAGTAATAATAAATTAAAAATGAAAAACTTTTTCGGGAGAGTATTCTCTACAATTATAGGAAATCTATTAACGGTTAGTGTATTTATCATTCTACTTTTCGTGCTAATTTTTGTTTCAGCTTTATCTAAACCTTCAAAGAGTGTAACAGAAGGATCAGTTTTAGAGATTTCGCTCGAAAATCCAATTATGGAGAGTGATATGGATCGATCAGTTTCTTTATTTGATTTATCAGAGGATACAAATGTGTTTTTGCAAGATATCATTCATTCGATAGAGGCGGCAAAGAATGATAATAAGATAAAAGGAATTAGTTTAAAACTTGATCAATTTTCTGGTGGGGCAACACAAGCTACAGATATTCGTAATGCGTTAGAAGATTTTAAAAAATCGGGAAAATTTGTTTATTCGTATTCAAATTCCGGTAGTCAGTTGTCTTATTATATTAGTAGTGTAGCCGATAAAATTTACCAAAATCCTTTGGGAGGTACACTTTTACAAGGATTAAGTTCTAATATTATGTTTTTCAAAAATGCGGGAGATAAATATGGAGTCGATTTTCAAGTAATACGTCATGGGCAATTCAAAAGTGCTGTTGAACCATATATAAGAACAAATATGTCTGATGAAAATCGCATGCAATTGTCTGAATTATTAAATGATGTATGGGGAAATGTAGCTAATTCAATCTCAACTTCTCGAAAAATTTCTCCAGAACAATTTAATCTGGTAACAGATAGTTTATACGCTTTTATTCCAGAAATTGGAAAGCAAAATAAAATTTATGATATCATTGCACAAGAGAATGATTATCAGAAAATGTTATTTACAAAACTTGGATTAAAACAAGAAAAGTCAAAAACTGATTTTGAAGTATTAGAAAAACATACAATTAAGGTTGAAGACTATTTTGAGACTATTACAGAAAAATCTGAAAAAGCTAAAGTAGCTGTGTTATATGCTTCAGGAACAATTACGGAAGGAAATGGTTTTGATGGAATTCAATCTAAAACCTATGTAGATGCAATCCGTAAAATTTCGCAAAATAATAAAATCAAAGCATTGGTTTTACGTGTAAATTCGCCTGGAGGAAGTGCTAATGCATCGGAAGAAATTTTATATGAGTTGATGCAATTGAAAACAAAGATGCCAATAGTTGTTTCGTTTGGTGATGTAGCAGCCTCTGGAGGTTATTATATAGCTTTAGCTTCGGATAAAATTTATGCGCAACCTAACACAATAACAGGATCAATTGGTGTTTTTGGAATGATACCAAACGCACAAAAATTATTTAATAATATAGGTTTAAACTTTGATGAAGTGAAAACGAATGCAAATGCAGATCAATTGAAGTCGTTAACAACACCCTTGTCACCAACGGCTAAAAATACGATGCAGAAATCAATTGTTTTAATCTACAGTAAGTTCGTAAATCATGTTGCAGCAAACAGAAAATTAACCTACGAACAAGTGGATAAAATAGGGGAAGGGCGAGTATGGTCTGGAACTCGTGCAAAACAAATTGGTTTGATTGACGATTTTGGAAGTTTAGAAACAGCGATTAAGGAAGCAGCTAAATTGGCTAAAATCGAAAAATATTCGACAGAAAGTTATCCAAAACGTAAAGATTCTTTCGAAGAATTTATGGATAATCTCCAAGGAAAAAATACCGAAGCTGCAATTGCAAAAGAATTAGGTTCGGATGGAATTAGAATTTACAAAGAAATAAAGTTAATGAATGAACAAAAAGGTGTTCAATTAAGATTACCTTATGATATTCAGATTCAATAAAAATCATAAAAAAGGGTTAAAAAAAAATTAACCCTTTTTTATTGCTAAAAACTTCCTATTTTAGTGAAAATATTTAGATGATTAAAAAATTAAATTCTCTTTTATAATCATCTAAATTTATTATACTTTTGTACATTCATTTTTAATAATACTGAGACATAATCAACGATGGGATTATTTGATTTTTTCACGCAAGAAATTGCGATTGACTTGGGGACTGCTAACACTTTAATTATCCATAATAATAAGGTTGTAGTAGATAGTCCGTCTATCGTCGCTATACATAGAAGAACAAAT
This portion of the Empedobacter stercoris genome encodes:
- the folK gene encoding 2-amino-4-hydroxy-6-hydroxymethyldihydropteridine diphosphokinase yields the protein MSQNKAILLLGTNLGDKKNNIETAKSLINKEVGVIKKESNLLENSAEGFTTENLFLNQKIELLTNYSPFELLQIVKKIEQKMGRVYVQPKENERYVDRLIDIDILFYNSLLIDSKLLKIPHPQNYTRDFIKSLYFF
- the sppA gene encoding signal peptide peptidase SppA; its protein translation is MKNFFGRVFSTIIGNLLTVSVFIILLFVLIFVSALSKPSKSVTEGSVLEISLENPIMESDMDRSVSLFDLSEDTNVFLQDIIHSIEAAKNDNKIKGISLKLDQFSGGATQATDIRNALEDFKKSGKFVYSYSNSGSQLSYYISSVADKIYQNPLGGTLLQGLSSNIMFFKNAGDKYGVDFQVIRHGQFKSAVEPYIRTNMSDENRMQLSELLNDVWGNVANSISTSRKISPEQFNLVTDSLYAFIPEIGKQNKIYDIIAQENDYQKMLFTKLGLKQEKSKTDFEVLEKHTIKVEDYFETITEKSEKAKVAVLYASGTITEGNGFDGIQSKTYVDAIRKISQNNKIKALVLRVNSPGGSANASEEILYELMQLKTKMPIVVSFGDVAASGGYYIALASDKIYAQPNTITGSIGVFGMIPNAQKLFNNIGLNFDEVKTNANADQLKSLTTPLSPTAKNTMQKSIVLIYSKFVNHVAANRKLTYEQVDKIGEGRVWSGTRAKQIGLIDDFGSLETAIKEAAKLAKIEKYSTESYPKRKDSFEEFMDNLQGKNTEAAIAKELGSDGIRIYKEIKLMNEQKGVQLRLPYDIQIQ